The nucleotide sequence CgcctccatcacctccaggCAGCGTCCAGAGGATCGATTTATGATCGACTCAtcctggaggagcaggaggaaacaACCCTCAGGCTTTCACAGGTTTTACAGATAATTCAACTGTTGTGGTCGTTTATAAAAGTggacatacacacaacacatgttgTCTTTAAGACTCTTTAGCTCTCAAAGCTTCTCTGGTCGAGCTGAAGGGGGACTGAGGAATGATCCAACGCGTTTCCTTTCTTACCTGGGAGAAATCCCACGTCTTCTGCTTCACGTCGGTCACTTTGTCGCAGTcgaggagctgaggagaggaGTTGATGTTGTCGTCCACCAGACAGCGAGTTTCTTCCCCGATGCTGCCCAGAGTGCCCAGGAACAGCTGGCCTGCTGTGGTGTAGCGTCCGATCTGAGGACGAACAGAAGGCCGCTCTAGTTCCTGAAGTTTTTACACTTTAATCTGAGATGCAAGTAAATACAAGCGTGAAAGGACCCAGCTAATTAGAGTTGTTCTTCTCCAGACTTGAGTTCAGGTCTGGAGCAGAAGCCCCTGAAATTCTTCACATGCAGAGAACTTGAAGGAAAGTTGTATTGATCGTGTGTCGTCCATGTTGTACCTGAGGACCCCAGCCATGACACGGATGCAGGATGGGCCTCTCCTTATTGCCCTGGTCCAAGCACAGATGAGTCGCCTTCGAGTTACGAACCTGGAATCAAAAAAgcatctttaaaaatgtttactttgtgcAAATGATCTTTGTTCTGAGTCTGAATATTTGCTCCAGAAATCAGAACGACTGCATTTAAATAAAGAGGGACGACATGACTGCACCCACAAGTggagccaaagtgtctcaatccccccctggtggctggctgcagtaaaagtCTCAAaccctgccttctccatgttaatggatggacAAAAGATAGTTTGGCAAATTTTGGtttgaatttgttatttgatgtggcagagacgtcatgattgacagctgaggctgactcgtgattggtcgagtgtgaTATCACGGCTCCCTCCCCCCACACCCGGGATGTGACATCTTTACGTAcagtctgtgtctcacctggtttcagaaaaaaacacattttaaagattttgtAGAATTTTACAAACGATTAGATGaaccagcttcttcttcttcctcctccctgccAGTTTTCTGACTCACCTCGCCGTAGAACAGCGTAGTGTTGTACCTCCTCAGCTCTGGGTAGACGTTGTCGAGgtaccactcaaagctcttgcACTGCAGACGCTTCCTCAGTGCGACCCTCTCCGAGATGTCTCCGATATCAATGCTGTTGTTCTGCACGAGCACAAGAGGCCACAGACGATTCCATCGACAGCACCAACGGTTTGTGTGCAATAAACAGAAGAAGAGCACGGTGGTAAATATATCTATGAGTTGTCTCCGTCTCTCACCTCCATGGGGATGTTCCAGGCCATGTAGACAGTGGACTTGTATTGGTCCATCCAGACCTCAGCCACGCGTAGAGCATTACGCCGTGTGGTGACGCCAATGTTGTTGGCGTAGGGTTTCTTCATCCGCGCAATGTGAGCCACCCTGGAGCAAGGCATGGCCTCCATGCTGCCCCCACACATCCACGCCTGTGGGGCACAAAGAATACAGAAACAGATACAGCTGCTGTAATGCAGGtttggccactagggggcggAAGAACATCAACACAAGTTGACATCAGTCCCACGTGGATTTCTCAGGAGGTTTGTTGGGATGTTTGCACaagaacaagaggaaagtggGTGACACGCAAACCTTGATGCCCAGTTCGATGTTCTCTCCGCCATAGACGTGCATCCCCGGGTCGAACAGGCCAAGCTCACCAAAGAAACTGCTGTGAACCACGAAGGAGCAGCCGATCATGGCAGGAGTCCTGCAGCGATGGAAACACAACATGAGCACGTTTGGTGTGTAAATGGAAATCAGAGCCTGTTTGCAgttgtctgtgtgaatgtggtttTGTGCAGAAGCTCAGTATGTGaatctgtgattgtgtttttgtaaattcagtttgcagcagaaacactggagGTTTTTTGTTCATGACTCTTGAAGAACTGTGGGTCTGCTGCAGGTCATTCATGGGAAACTCTGGACGATGTGTTGGATCAGCTTACTTGATGGGAGCAGACGTGTCCCCGGCCTTGAGCCACTCTTTGGACGGGCTCATGTACATGCACCACAGCTCCCAGTTGTAGCCGTGGGCAAAGTCCCCGTAGTATTCCAGCTCGAAGCTGTCATGCTTGATGTTGTCGATggagggcaggaggatcctCTTGTGGTTCTCTTTTATTCTGAGCAGAATCGGCTCGGCCCTGACAGAAGTAAGAACACCGGCCTTCTCTTAAAGAGACGTATATTTGGGTTTTTACAGTAAAAGCTTCACaggctctaatgttcagaaaacactttgCTTCCTCACACTCCATCGCTGcacttcttctctcttcatcttaGAACGATTGATTATCACTGCCACACTCACCAATAAGGTGTGAACTCCACATGGGCATCAAAGAATCCCGTCACCTCGCCCGTGGCCACCTTCCAGCCCTCGTTTCTGGCCCGGATCAGACCCTCTCTCTTCTGGTTCCTGACGATCTTCACCAGGCCGGGGAAGCGCTTGTTCACATAATCCTCCAGAGGTCCCTTCAGCACCTCTGCAGTCCCAACCAATACGAGGACATGACCAAACAGCAAAGTGGAAAGATggtgacaaacatttatttactcgtctactttgacttttttttgtttcgtccttgtcccatctgctaacatggaggaggcaggatttatgaacTGCAGCCAGGCTTCAcatttgggagctgtcatgtcgtccatctttattcacagtctatgaCAATAACCAATAAGAACCTCACCTATAATTTGACATTTGCATATTTAGTCATCTCCGCTGCACAAAATAACATCGTATAAagtgttatttgttttttattgaacCTTCATGTTCCCAAGCAAAACATCTAGGATTTCCTAAATATAACCAGCCGGAGGATTTGGGAAACACTGACCCTCATCGCTGTAGTCATCCACCAAGATGATTTCTTTGAGCAAGTGAGCCGGAGTGTGATTGACAGCCGTGTGGATGGAGCGCAGGATGACGGACAGAGCCTCGTTGacgaagatgaagatgagggagatCTGGGGGAGGTCTCTCGGGTAGGTGATATTTTTGCatctacagagagagacacacgcAGGCACAATGTACGATCCGTTAAATGAAACCTGTCCAAGGCCTAAGTGACACATCAGCTGGTCCCGGCCTTATTGCTGTTgtctagcaacagagctgcagctggttTATTAACACCTGTCACGTTAGCTATTCGCTTTCGTCACcgaagcgcaatgaatcctgggatatgttGGGCCGAGAAGGAGCCACCCGCTGGAGCCTTTGTTTCCTGGGGAAGAAAGGAAGCACTTGAAGGAGGCTTTGATTGGGTCTCGTGCAGTTGGACCAGAACCATCAGTCAGCAAtgggtcttcaaatgcagcccctgaaggatgcagcccctgagtTGAGACACTTCTTATGTGTCTGCTGCCGACAGGAGGCCTTTAAAACCTGCGTCTATGATGACATACCTCTAGGTGCATgagaaaatctgttttgtttagTTGTTGTTTGAAGTTAGACATTTCTCGTGTTGGCATGTACTCACTTGCTGGGCCGGAAGTCTGGAGTGGTCCGATCCAGGGAGATTCTGTCGCTGAGGTAGGCGTTGTAGCCGTACTTATCCTTCAGGGACTTAGCATCACTCTCCTCCACTGGAGCCACAGAGGCAGCGAGGCCGCCTTTACCCAGACCCCCGAGGCCCTCGATCAGGCCCAGGGATTTGGACAGACCTGACGAAAGATCACATCAGGTTCCCTGAGGCTCTTACTCAGAGAATCACGTTCCAACGTaaccaaacatttcctgtgtgatgtcatcactataataataacagaTTTTCTTATTTGCATCGTTTTGCATAATAATCTATGGGGTGCcgtttgtaaagcagctcacgctgaaaataacagcaacactttgtcacatttagcttcaaaccatgtttaaaaaactggtgtgaatttttgagagtcacttttttgcacatttacaacaagatttgtcaacttagagatattttaaatatttaaatccaaatgttaaatgttacacttaaatgttgaatctaaacctaaatgttaaatctaaatctaaatgttaaatctaaatctaaatgttaaatctaaatgttaaatctaaatgtttcgggtgaaactaaatatttaacttatatgcaaattcaaatgccggtaacaagaagtaccaaaataaaagcttgtggCTGACTACAGGTCATAAGTcttcttcataaaagtgacactaaaaactcaaagtactcttcaaataaagtttctccaaacgtgtttgttattttatgtagttattaacacgatatcccatgtccaagagtccatttccccggataagatgggttttattcgttatttaccactataaacacactctgacctcctcgagcttttattttggtacttccggttaccggcatttgaatttgcatattagttaaatatttagtttcacccgaaacatttagatttaacatttagatttaacatttagaattagatttaacattcagatttaacatttagatttaacatttagattcagatttaacatttagattcagatttagcatttagattcaacatttaagtgtaacatttaacatttggatttaaatatttaaaatatctctaagttgacaaatattgttgtaaatgtgcaaaaaagtgactctcaaaaattcacaccagttttttaaacatggtttgaagctaaatgtgacaaagtgttgctgttattttcagcgtgagctgctttacaaacgACACCCCGTAATAATCTACATGATATTTCTGAGAGATCTAATTATAAGTTAGTGCCATGAATTCAGGATCGGAGGGAACAATAATTAAATAGTTTAAGATCAGTTTGAGCATCTTGAGTTCTGTCCCTCAAATGTTCTCAACATCTATCACACAGATTTCTCTTTATATGAAAAATATGCctgtttacatttaaaaacgTTGCATCAGCAAACGAACCCACACGAGTGAACTTGAACGTGAAGCAGTTTGTGTGCATACGTGAGctcatgacaaagaaaagacagaaaactgaGAAGCTTTCGACGAAAAAGACTGGATCACTGAAAACAACAAGGCTTTGCCCTCGACAATGAGTCACAGTACGAAAAACCTGTTCCAGCCTCAGAAACCATCTTTTcgtttttctttctgcctctgctgTTTCCTCATATTAACATAAAGAGATTTAACAtattctttaaatatattttattagctgGTGAAGTTTCTTCAAAGAACAGTGacgttttattcttttttgcaTTATGACGTCAAACATGTTCAATAATTAATGTGACAGAGTAAGAGGCTCAGAATTGACATTGGACAATATTCACAGACTTCTCTTAGTTTCATGTCAATAGAAAGTCGAGgaaaattgaatttattttcatagAGAAAATCCAGTCGACATGTTACACTGGACTTTACCGTTTAACTGCCTGTACACCATGTCCTCCAACGAGCGGAGCCTTTTGAGCAGAACATCCTGGTTGATGTCGGGAACCTGTGGTGGCTCGTGGCCGCTCTGTCTCCGTTCATTAGCCTGAACCTCCACACTGGCTTCTTGGATGCTGCCTGTTTGGCTTGTGGTCCaaaaggtcataaacccagcAAAAGCAAGCACGTTCAGTATCACTAAAATCCTCCATCTCCTGGACCTAACAGCCATGAATGCGTCTGGGAAGGGAGGGCCGCTGAATGCTGAATGAGAGATGTTGGCAAAGCTGCGTACATCACCTGGGACCTTTATAAATCCATCATAACTGACAGAACTGGAAAATCCACCTGAGCAGCTTCACCAATGTACATGACCAGAAATGATCCAGGTACCTGAGATAGTTACAACATCAGAGAGCTGCTTTTTCATCACCTCTAATATCTATTTACTACAGCGTCGCTCCAACTGCAACACAGAAATcatgtttttcttatattttctgGACCAGGCCTTTTGGCAgagatacaaatacaaaacagtaaaaaccttgaaaatattttgtaaatttAAACCGatactgattttattttgagtggttaaatgtgttttgctcCCTGAATGAAGAGTTTGattaatataatacatatagGTTTTATTAATATACCGCACTGATGACACGTTTAATTGGGTCTGATTTCACAAATCATCTCTGCACCAAAGACAAAGTCAGTCACTCAACCTTCATATGTCAATAATGCAGGAGGCTCCTCCTGAACTGAGCGATTTGACAAAAGCCACATGCCAGTCAGTTGACAACTTATTATTGgacataataattattattaagagCAAGGTGTTAACTTATCTGTTTACCacttttgaataaatgtttctgtgtttgcttaCCTTGTCTACATAGTTAGTTTTCTGTTCCTACAAAAATAAGTACACGCCCAAATGTTTGAATAGTTCGAATCAAGGTCAGTAActatctttgttttgttttattcacaacTGCTATTCACATCTATTTTCTAACTGCAAATATATTTCTGTCCTACTTATTACAGGATGGTGAAGTGCAGGCTACCGATGAGGTGGTGAAGACTGTCATCACCAGAGGTGCCATAATGTCTGACACAAGTAGTGCGAAGACAGTGATCAAGGGAGCAACTGAATGTACCAAGAGCCTGTGCCCTGCAGATGGGGCTGATATATACACTTCAATGACTTCTGACAATGGCTGCTATGGGGCCTCTTATGAAGACTATCTCATTTGGGGAGGACGAACCAGCCAAGCAGcatcattttttccccccaagtATTGTAGGGAGTGGCTGGGCATGTATATTTTGTGAACATCATTGTTAATGGTTAGAATAGTTAGAATGGTTAGAACAGTGCAACAGCTACACAAATAACTGATAtcagtgaattattttttaGGGTGTGTCCACCTCCCTACATGTCTGTGACTCAGCCGCCAATCTCCCCCATCAATAGCAGTCAAATCAGTAAAATGCAGTAAAAAGCCAAATCTTTGCTGTTTGGTCACGTAACAATAAGTTTAAAGCAAAAAATATGTGTGATGcattttccatctgaagttgtttgcttttttctttagtttcatATTTAGATGGATGATGTAAACGTACATGTCTTATGTGCTGAAATGATTTTCTCCACCAGTGTTGCAATGGTTCATGATCGTTATTACAAATCATTCATCTTAATCACGGGTTTCATCCCCCAGCCCCTGTGCTGCGACGCTAAATGAGTTACGTttacaagctgtgtgtgtgtgtgtgtgtgtgcttggctAATGATGTGTCCTGTGTCGACCAGGGGAGTCGAGACTCTGCGTTTACACATTGTGCTATTGATGGGGGAGATTGGTGGCTGAGTCACAGACACGTAGGAAGGTTGACACAAGGCAGGTAGAGGTCTACTCACAGACAAACCCTCACAGACAGGGATACATATGAACTGAGGACTAAAACACACAAGGATACAAAGACAGCAGGTTGGTGAGGACTGAAGGAGAGGCACAGCAGagacagtgaaaataattgGTTGGCAAGTTCACAGCAGTTCGTGATAAGTCCTTTGCAAACTAAGACAAGTGGGTGTGACGCCTGCAGCGCCTGTAAGATGGAAACCGTGAGGACATCTGCCGCTTCAGCAGCTGCATTATCTGTTTGTCTCTCGCTGCAGGTCTGCAGGAGGTGCCCACAACATGTACAAGCAcaataataaagtatttatttcatACAGCAAACTTTATCAGTGGATATAGTAAATCCACTTTCTGGAAACTTCAATAAGGAAACCTGGGGAACCTaagggttcagtgtgtagagtttagtgacatctagtggtgaagtgtgaTGTTGCAGCTGCAGTAGGTTTAGATTCTGTGGTGAAGTATCACAGCTCATCCTGAAGTCCATAAACTCACTTATTtacacaatttatttattttgggggAAATGCAAATACTTATCTTAGGTATATATAAGAACTCAGTTTATCACATCTGCTGTTTCAGAACAAAATAGCCGCCAGTGTTTTCAGATGATCTCTTTCCAACAAAAGCAGATTTTTCCCAGCGTTCGGCCGTCAGCTGTTAATTTCAGACGCTGGAACATATCCTGCAGTGTTCACGTCACATCAGATGCAAAGACCTTGTTGTCAAAGCTTTCACGTCCAAGCAGCGCCTTGATCTCGCAGCAGAAGCTCCACGAGCAAACCCCACGTTTCGGACCTGGTCCTTTTtatggatatttatttttattttcatgagcCAACTGTGAAAAGGGCTAGAGCACATGCTGATGCACTTCCGTCTGTCAGCcgcctatttatttattttctgaagtGTTGCTTTTTACCGAGCTATGCAGTAACAGTAGtaggtttatttattattattgttatgatgAGAATTTCATTGTGAATCGTGTTGTTTTCAAATCGTACCTCGTCCTCTCTCCTCGTTTCATCCTCTGCCGTCTGTCTGTGGCTGACGAGTGGAAGCTGTGAGAGGACGTCTTTCCTCCGTTGTGAACTGACCAGAAATATTCAGAACCATAATTAGCCGAGTGTCACTACCGACTCCGGCAGCGTAAACTTTGTCCCGTATGCAAGAAGTTTCATTTACAGgttttcatcatgtgtgaaacaCAGACTTGTTTATTGAGGGATCAGACGTCAGCATCCTCCTGGGATGAAAACACTCATCTATAAATTCATGATTCtttgttcacacacaaacctcgagtcctgagctgctgctgctgctttacagTGTTGATGCGATGCTGCCTGGGTTCGTTGTCTTCTTTGTGGCACCTGTAGGCATCTTAGACGACGTGAAGTTCTCGCGTGAACGCCTCCTCCGCAGCGAGACGTTGAGCCTCAGCACTTCACATGTTCATGTTCGGTGATTACGGAAAAATACTTGAAAGGAAGAAAGGTTTTGAGAAACGCAGTGAACACAGTGCGGCTGCAGTTAATGATTTCAT is from Paralichthys olivaceus isolate ysfri-2021 chromosome 17, ASM2471397v2, whole genome shotgun sequence and encodes:
- the LOC109623611 gene encoding polypeptide N-acetylgalactosaminyltransferase 17-like, with translation MAVRSRRWRILVILNVLAFAGFMTFWTTSQTGSIQEASVEVQANERRQSGHEPPQVPDINQDVLLKRLRSLEDMVYRQLNGLSKSLGLIEGLGGLGKGGLAASVAPVEESDAKSLKDKYGYNAYLSDRISLDRTTPDFRPSKCKNITYPRDLPQISLIFIFVNEALSVILRSIHTAVNHTPAHLLKEIILVDDYSDEEVLKGPLEDYVNKRFPGLVKIVRNQKREGLIRARNEGWKVATGEVTGFFDAHVEFTPYWAEPILLRIKENHKRILLPSIDNIKHDSFELEYYGDFAHGYNWELWCMYMSPSKEWLKAGDTSAPIKTPAMIGCSFVVHSSFFGELGLFDPGMHVYGGENIELGIKAWMCGGSMEAMPCSRVAHIARMKKPYANNIGVTTRRNALRVAEVWMDQYKSTVYMAWNIPMENNSIDIGDISERVALRKRLQCKSFEWYLDNVYPELRRYNTTLFYGEVRNSKATHLCLDQGNKERPILHPCHGWGPQIGRYTTAGQLFLGTLGSIGEETRCLVDDNINSSPQLLDCDKVTDVKQKTWDFSQDESIINRSSGRCLEVMEAKVDFGQQLILQTCSGQKWNIKNRVKQ